The following are from one region of the Pleurodeles waltl isolate 20211129_DDA chromosome 4_1, aPleWal1.hap1.20221129, whole genome shotgun sequence genome:
- the GPR22 gene encoding G-protein coupled receptor 22, producing MCFSFLLEVTMQSELNITVRDDTGYTNNMYRPLPYPLSFQVSLTVFLMLEIVLGLGSNLTVLVLYCMKSNLINSVSNIITMNLHVLDVIICVGCIPLTIVILLLSLERNTALICCFHEACVSFASVSSAVNVFAITLDRYDISVKPANRILTMGRAVILMTSTWIVSFFAFLIPFIEVSFFSLQTETTWENKTLLCVSTNEYHTGLGMYYHLLVQIPIFFFTVIVMLITYYKILQALNIRIGTRFSTGQKKKARKKKTISLTTQHETTDVSQSSGGRNVVFGVRTSVSVIIALRRAVKRHRERREKQKRVFRMSLLIISTFLLCWTPISILNTIILCLGPSDLLVKLRLCFLVMAYGTTIFHPLLYAFTRQKFQKVLKSKMKKRVVSIVEADPMPNNAVIHNSWIEPKRSKKIMFEDSDARQKCLAPQVVTD from the coding sequence ATGTGTTTCTCGTTCTTGCTGGAAGTCACCATGCAATCTGAATTGAACATTACAGTGCGAGATGACACTGGTTACACCAACAATATGTACCGGCCACTTCCATATCCACTGAGCTTCCAAGTTTCCCTCACAGTGTTTCTGATGCTAGAAATAGTTCTAGGCCTTGGCAGCAACCTTACTGTGTTGGTCCTCTACTGCATGAAGTCCAATCTAATCAATTCAGTCAGTAATATCATCACTATGAACCTTCATGTGCTTGACGTGATAATCTGTGTGGGGTGCATCCCTCTGACGATAGTTATACTCCTGTTGTCGCTGGAGAGGAACACTGCTCTGATCTGCTGCTTTCACGAGGCATGTGTCTCCTTCGCTAGTGTGTCCTCTGCAGTCAACGTTTTCGCCATCACTCTGGACCGATATGACATCTCTGTCAAACCGGCCAATCGCATTCTGACCATGGGAAGGGCTGTGATATTAATGACCTCAACGTGGATAGTGTCCTTCTTTGCTTTTCTCATTCCCTTCATAGAGGTCAGCTTCTTCAGCTTACAGACTGAAACAACATGGGAAAACAAGACCCTTCTGTGTGTCAGCACAAACGAGTACCACACTGGACTGGGGATGTACTACCATCTGCTTGTACAGATTCCAATCTTTTTTTTCACTGTTATTGTAATGCTAATCACTTACTACAAAATTCTCCAGGCATTGAACATACGAATAGGTACAAGGTTTTCAACGGGTCAAAAGAAAAAAGccaggaagaaaaaaacaatttccctGACAACACAGCATGAGACCACAGATGTGTCACAAAGCAGTGGCGGACGGAATGTGGTTTTTGGAGTGAGGACTTCAGTTTCTGTCATCATTGCCCTACGGCGAGCAGTGAAAAGACACCGCGAAAGACGCGAGAAGCAGAAAAGGGTCTTCAGAATGTCTTTGCTGATTATTTCAACATTTCTACTTTGCTGGACGCCAATTTCCATATTAAACACTATAATTTTATGTTTGGGCCCAAGTGACCTCTTGGTGAAGCTGAGATTGTGTTTTCTCGTTATGGCATATGGTACAACTATATTTCATCCATTATTGTATGCATTCACAAGGCAGAAATTTCAAAAGGTACTGAAAAGCAAAATGAAGAAGCGCGTGGTCTCAATAGTGGAGGCAGACCCCATGCCTAATAACGCAGTGATACACAACTCTTGGATCGAACCTAAACGAAGCAAGAAGATCATGTTTGAGGACAGCGACGCACGGCAGAAATGTCTAGCACCTCAGGTTGTTACTGACTAA